Sequence from the Magallana gigas chromosome 4, xbMagGiga1.1, whole genome shotgun sequence genome:
ACGTAATAATATTAccacttcatataaagattttacccttgaatataatgatgaaataatagtatataatgatgttagcactacataaaatgatgttatcactgcatataatgatgttatcactgcatgtaatgatgttaccactgcatataatgatattactattgcatataaatgaaataccagttcatataatatgaaattgaccttaaggcagctatggcatTCCATACCCTTAAGCTTATTTCTCATTGTCTCCGCACGGACATGGCAAAGTTTGATTTTTGAAGTGGAAAGTTCGTAAATAAATCGATTTCGATAAGGGTCTTATATATACTCAGGggttgagttctcaaattccgattgttaaaaagttcaatattAATGCAATGATAtgtgtaaaatttgttctaaacccaaaaaagtatttatgaaataaattattattgacaaaacattcaatagttttactttattatgaaattatgctcaaacaaaaattgactttttagccaaacagaggaaattcggactaaattttgcagatttcgttttctgctaaaagttttttggcaggagtgtaatattaaaagttaggattttatatttaagtctacgtaattttgcatattttccgttggttttacctcaattattcattaaaataatcttgtggcacgaataataaaaatattgaaaaatgcttaaaaacgataaaagacatcatatttcagaattttgatcattgacctcatataaattttatgccaacagaataaggtcaatataagtagttcaatatcataaatgtttttgtattatcatcattcaattttttgtaaaattgaatcaaaaatggttagggatttgaaaactgacagaggaaattcggactgaattattttttttaattgatgctaaaatcttaatgttgtgtacttatttagtgccactgccattcataaactgtatcttttttttgaaagtgtttaattatttgtaatatttttaaaattaagaaaatctcaatcgtagtgtaaaattttatgggaattttgttgatttttcaataaatattcaatggccattaactcaaaaagtaggtcattgacctacttttctgaaagtgaaaaataacaaaacaagcaaaggtctataaTACACAATAggtggtttttcattatcatcagtggattttttttttcattctgagtaaacgtcatccttaattgctgattaactacatgtacatccgCTTTCATACTTTCACctacttttaaatatatttttacttaattttcttccttttgttaagtttattttatcactgcatgtttcatttttttcccgCAAAACATATCCTCGCCACCTCATCATCACCCACTGATATTTggtaatatgtacatatacttaTATATGTTGTACGTCgataaattgtcaaaattgtgAAGATTTCAATAAAAGTGTGTTGCAATAATTTCCAGGTCTTATGGACAACAGAGGGACTAAATTTGTGCTTGGTTTCATGGAGAATTTCCAGGCGACGTTATTCAGCGAGCTCTTCATCACGACGTCCAAATCACTTCCGGTCTCAGTCAACATCACCAGTCCGAGATGGCACACTTCCGGCATGCATCTCTCTCTAACCGTCGTTTCCGGTACGGTGGAACAGGTGAATATTTCCAGCTCTCTAAGAATGACTGGGAGTTCTCTCAGTTCAAAAGGCCTTCTCATCGAAGCTTCGGACGAAATCGTTGTCTATGGCTTTAATAAAGAGCCCTTTTCTAATGACGCATTCCTCGGGATTTCATGTGACGTCATCGGTAGTGAATACTACGTCACTGCATATCTTCCCTCATTCTTTAGTTCAGAGATTTTGGTGGTAGGAGTCTCAAACGCAACTTCATTACAAATCAAACTCAGTGAAACTCTTCAGTCATTAGTATATTTCCAAGGTGGCAACTTCAGCAAAGGTCAATGGATAAATTTCACCGTCGACGCTTATGATACCCTGCAAATACAAAGCGCTGGTGATGTCACTGGGACATTCATAAAGTCAGACAAGCCCGTGTCGGTTTTTAGTGGTAACGTATTAACAGCAGTAGGCAACGGGACAGCTGACCACCTTGCCGAACAACACATATCGGTCGATAAGTGGGGAAAGAGCTACGCAACCGTTCCGATACCTGAACGTATTGTGGGCGATTATTTCAGGTTAATTGCCTCTGAACACCACACTAAGGTTGTAATTCAAGGTTTAGATGGTTCTTTTCAACACACTGAAACACTAACGTTATCTAAACCCGGCGATTGGGTGCAGAGACATTTTTCCTCATCCCTCTATGCTTTCATTACGTCAGACAAACCCATATATGTCGTCCAGTATTCACTGAGCCAGGTAAACCGGAACATGGCAGACCCGTCTATGATTATCATTCCGCCAATGGAACTCTACGCCGCTCAATATGTTTTCACCACGCCCAAAAGCGCCACCGGATCTTACGACAGCTATTTCATGTTCGTCGTCAAAAAAGTGGATCTGGACGGACTGCGAATCAATGGGCTTCCCCTGAATGCGACGGAGATCAGGGAGTTTCCCGGGGGAGAGTATGTGGGAGGATATGTCCCTCTGTCTGAGGGGACCTACGATATCCGCCATATTTCCCCGATCTGTGTGTTTGGGGGAGTTCTCTACGGTAGGGGATGGTTCGAGACGTATGGATTCGCTACAGGAATGAGACTTACGTCTATTAATGAGGTATCCCAGTGTCACTAGAAGTTTGCAGAATATAAAAATCCCTACATAGCctacatgtagtataataaCAGTCATGTATAAATCATACATTTAGAGTCAGTATTTATTGCTCGAAACCGgaattttacaatattcatAATATATAGTATTTTTTCAACCTTATATATCTCGCCATGCGTTTGTATTGTATTTGTGGTAAATTCAAAAATCCCGCCATAAGTAAGATTTTCCTTCTAACCGACACTCTCtaattaatgttttttgttggtaatatgttatattgtggcacacctttgaaatttttcttctAGCCGTGCATACAAAACTCGCAATCTCCTGGGGATGGCCTGGACAACGACTGTGACCGAAAAATTGACGAGGAAATAGAGAATAACCAAGGTATGTCCTTTGAAGATTTTTAATACCtaaactatttttttctatGATTGTGCAATTGCATTGCATTGCATTGCATGATCGTTCcttgatatttatttcattactgtaaacaaaacaaaaaacacataaaaaagaaacaacaaaaacaacaacaaaaacaccccgcaacaaaaaaaccaaaagaacccccccccccccccaaaaaaaatctttaaaaacatacaaaaaaccCACACTGTTCTATTAATTATACTTACTTGTCAAACATTTGGTCAACTGTTgtattatattaatatcttaCTTTTTATGATCTTTATTGATGTTTAACTTTCTGTTCTGTGTTGATATATCTGTATTGTCAGATGATGATGGTGATGGGCTCATAGACGAGGATTGCGCAAAGCCGTACCAAGGTACGACCACCATAAACTATCTATCAAGTCCCCTTTAGATTTTCTATAAGGctatgaacaaaaatatttctcattCAAACATTGATTGCAGACCGACCTTGCTTTGCAACGCCATGCTATAATGGAGGGACGTGCGTTGAGAGTGGAGCAAACTACACGTGCACTTGTATCCATGGTTACGACCCGGCCTCAGATTGCCGGTCAAGTGAGTTGTTCAGTTTTATTTCTGTATAAGATAATCCCGTTTCCTATCATTTATTGTCATAATTATGTTGTTATTCTATTTTTACAGCGATTGACTTTTGTCTTAGAAACCCTTGTCCCCATACTAAAGTCTGCTTACCTCACCTCGGGGGTTTCACATGCGTGTGCACGGCAGGATTTACCGGAACCGATTGTACCTCTGGTAATTAATAATTACAGGTTTGCACTGAGCTACCTTACCTTACCTACCGTACCTTAACTTCATATTAgaatgtacaaatgtattttgttgTTACTTTTCAAACTCAGATATTGACGAATGCGCAAGTTCACCATGTATCCATGGCAACTGTACCGATACCGTCAATGGCTACCGATGTCTGTGTGATGCAGGATATGCAGGCCTTCATTGTGAATCAAGTAGttgataaacaaatatatacctCTACCActtaattatgtacatgtatttgcagtCATAATatggtttgattttttatttccatttataGATGTCGATGAGTGTGCCAGCTCACCGTGTATCCATGGGAACTGTACTGATGACGTCAATAGTTTTCACTGCTCATGTGACGTCGGTTTCAGTGGCATAACTTGCACATCAAGTTAGTCGATTAAGTTTATCTGTTACCAAATGTTGACACGACTTAAAAAAAGTTTGTGGGCACAGGTTTTGTGTATGTACTTCTTATGTAAAGAAAACCTGGTGTTTTTCCGTTTTTATAGCCGTGTCCAGTTCTGAGTGCTCCTCTTCTAACTGTAACGTGGTCAGTTGCTCGATTTTCAATCTCCAGTTAGGAACTGCTTGCTACTACGGTACGATTCTTAACTTATTACTTGATATTCATAATTCTACTCAAAGgaataaaataattcaacatatttataaaagtattaTATTGCAAACATAACCGGTTGTGAcacatttagaaaaaataaatagatataatacattgtacgtgatcctttaaaaaaagaaaaccatgttcaacaaaatatttaactaaCTCTAGTTTGCATGCGGTATTTATCTAAATCTATCAACTTCcataattgtatatttttactcaaatttAGTACTCTTTCTTTTTAATGCAGAAATCATTACAATTAATGCATCATAGGAACAGGGCACTATAATTGAAACTTAAATATGAGTCTAACGCTTAAATTCAATTAAGCCATTGTTTGTTCTTATTTCTGTTTTCCCCATGACAACAGCCTGGGTATCTTGCCTACTGTCTGCTCTGGTCCTGGCAACCCTTTCCTTCTGTGTCATATTTATCTATGGAATAAAGAAGAGGCAAAGGTAAGttgtttagctcacctgaaccgaagatTCAAGTGATCTTTTCTGGTCACCTTAGTACCCGTCGTCTTAGTgtgcatgttttaaaaaagcttcttCCCAAGATCCATTGCACcggaaatgccaatatttacaccactGTGACAGCTTGCACATCTAGTAAACTCTAAATTGTTGaagactaatactggggccccaaaaGGAGTTCAAAGTTTTAACATAGAACTATATAGggaatatgtttaaaattcttccgaagaactacaatgcttcaatttgtggtATTACTATGGAAGCTTCCTCAGATTCTAGATTGTTAAAACTGGACCCTCGGACCAATAAATTGGTGCCCCATGAGAGGTTTGAAATATGAAAGGAATCATTAAAggaaattcttttcaaaaactacaatttgtgatattactTTAGAAACATCATACATAATGTAGACtcaaattaatttgttaaaatcacgACCCCCAGGCCAATATTGGGGCTCcaggaggggttcaaagtttaacatagaaatatataaggaaCATGTTTTAGAATCTTCTTCtgaagaactacaatgctacaatagGTGAGATTACTATACAAGCATCATaagatagtgaagattctaaattgctAAAAACCATGACATGCGGGCCAATCTTGGTGTTCCAAGAGggtttcaaaattcaaaatccaAATGATTGGGAGACATGTTTGAAAACCTTCTAATCATTAACTACACTGCATCAATGTGTGAAATTATAATGCAGGCATTTTAAAATAACGAAGACTCAAAATTGTTATAACGGTGACCCGCCGACCAATACTTATGTTCAACGTAGAAGTACAGAGGAAAACTaagaatattttcaagaaatacaaaGCTACGTTTAGTTATTTTACTTATAAGCATCATCATATCTTTATATCTTCTTATCAAGGTCACAGTAACCTTCTTTCACTTTTAATAATCAGTTATagttcattttactttaaaaccTTGGGGTATGGGGGATATGATATCCAAGAAGTCGGCTTCtttttatgtttaattgttGTTTAATGTCGAATCTTGGAATATGTGAGagtttgacaatattttcaaagagtttcttattcaaacatttcaaaatagaaTAATACAAGAACTTTGTTCAGGTTAGCTATTAGGCCCATGAGATTATTGTTCAACTTATGAGTGTCCATCCACATTTATACTAATAATCTAAAACCAAAGATTCAGTTATTCCTGAATTGTTATTCACTGTATGTAATGATCAGAAATTCGAAAGTACGCATCTCTGAAATTGTAAATGTTTGGGAAAAACccctttatttttaaagctttcaAAAGCCCGCGCACAGTTTTGAACTTTGAATGCTAGTTAAGCTATCTGATAAATTCGTTTTTTCCCCTATAGTTATTTAGGACAGAGAAAAATAGTATTTGCCAAGACTGGCAATATACATCTTAAACGTTATAATATCAACATTAATTTTCTGTAGTGATGTTTTATCTATAAATTCCATGCCTTTCAATCAAGactaataaattttcattttttagattgTCAAAAGAACAGCGCTCTCTATTTCCATTCGAGGATACGACTTTGGGAGAATCTAAAAAGAGATTTGACTTCAATGTATTTAGACAAAATGGAAGTAAATCATGACAAAGAatcttgtcttttttttttatctatgacAAGATAACATAAGTTGTATCTATAAGCTTAGGGACATGACCACATTTTGTGTGGTGACTTTAATATGCGACTCCGGATCCTTGGCCATTGCCCCTTGGGTTGCATCATCTTCCGCCAAAAACGTGGACGCTCATTCCAAGACCAAGGCACCAGTCGTGGACTCCACTGAGGTGTGACGGAGGGCGGCCAGGTCCTTCCTCCACGTGTACTCACTGGCTTGACACTTCTGGCGGTCTTCTTTGCTTTTGCCTTGATGGAACTGGCCATGgcgttttagctcacctgagctgaaaattcaagtgagctattctgataaCATTTTGTCTGTTGTCCGTCTGTCTTTCCGTCTGTCTTTCTgcaaatttttcacattttcaacatctctCAAGACCCACTGGGCGAATTTCAAcaaaacttgacacaaagcattcttaggctaaggggattcaaagtttaaaGATTAAAGACCATGCATTTTTACAAGGGGAGATAAAGAGGAACTACTGAAAAATTTCGAAAAGTTTTCAAAAGTCTTCTTAAGAACCAGagggccaggaaagctgaaatttgtgtaaaagcatcctcagatagtgtagattcaaagttgtgaaatcatGATCCTCAGGGGTGGGTTGGGGTCACAAtaggggggtcgaatttttacataggaatataaagagtaaatctttaaaaaatttcttctcaactaccatttggccaggaaagctgaaacttgtgtggaagcatcgtcaggtagggaaaattcaaaattctaaaaaaaaattgcctagaaaagctataactttagtgaaagcaacttcagatagtgtagatttaaatttatttaattattttttttacgggtagggtggggccacattggggtttcagttgtacaaaggaaaacattttaattcttcacaaaaactgaaatgttattatatatgctTTTACTTACTAagtatatgcaagcatttttacatattgctgattctttaaaattgtttaaacttagTTGGCCCTTGGAAGAttattgggcctcacaaggggttcagagtttgctGTATGTTTATATCcggtatataaacaattgttagggtctttttgagaactgcaatgctgaatgtgatatgactataaaatcatcctgttataaaagggacttgattatacattaaaatttaagaaaatcaaGAGGgaactggattttttttatacaggatctacatgtttTATACcatattgtccagatattttgtattatgatcCCATgcagctgattttattattgttgctcatgtgagcgttgtggcccgtgggcctcttgttctttgTACGGGAGGCATAACATTTGTTTTAGAGgcttaaaacaattattttgggGATGGCTGCTTGAGTAAGAGGAGAAACTCGCCACGTGCGCATTAAACGATCTTATTTAAGATAGTGGAAGTAATAAAGTTACAGGtaggaaaattttgaagaaaaaaatcatatgtcccagagaaaggggggttTAACTCCCAGAACCATTCCTCGATCCCCTCTGGATCCGTCGATGCAATATACCTTGGgtaatatatagattaaagatatTATGGCAAACTGTGCGTGTTCtgtcttgacgtcatgttttagACGTGACCGTGCTTTGTTGCAACAAAATATTCTGCTTTGGATAAcaatataataaatgtttttgcatAAACTAAGGTGTTGAGCATGCCTGTCGtggaaaattttaaacagaCAGCAGCATTGTCAacgtttattttattattgacCCTCGCATATTTTGTGGGTGCAATTATATAAGGAAAACATATCCTGGCTTATAGGGCGCACTTGTCATCTCAATAGCCTTGCAAACTAAATTGTTGAATACTTTTTTCGAATGCTGGATTTGTCGAATATCGAATTCAGATCCCAAAATGACAGCTTTcataaataatgttaatttttaatgatttgttcCCGTGCTTGAAGAAGGGGTGGCAGTTCGGAAAGGATTCCCAGGGTCTAACACGTGGGGTATTTCGAGTCAATTTACCCAGCAAATGTCTAGTATTTgtctaaaattatttaaagaggAAAGTGGTGGACATGATTTGCATTTATCATATACAATCTTGTAcaacttttcattttattgaagtttttgttgaatttttcacCATTTCATTATAGATTACAATTAAGTATATGTGAGTTTATATCACCTAGGCGTAAACTCAATTTGCATGACTgatcaaagagagataactcctaTTACATACATTTCAATAAAAGTTGATTAATCAGAGCACTTTggttttttgattttgttttgtttaaataaaaatacgaTACTaagaataatatattttttcatgttctgTGAAAATATATTACCAAGGGACACGATTTTAAAACgcaaaatacccccccccccctccgctTCCCTTGAACTTTTCATTTAGTTGTTTGACGGTTAATAGAGAATTGCATCAAATATTACTTTTATGTCCGATCACATATTTTAGCCAAAATGTCttttatatataacaatatctTGAGTTTATTAGCATTAGACAAATGTAACACACTGACaggaatataaagaaaaaaggcgatgaaattaaaaaaaaatactttaaaaagccCATATTAGGGCAGATACGAaactggaaaaataaaattaaacacgtAGTTACGAGAGGGGGAGTAGGTACACTTATTTTGCCTACTGATATATTACTTAATATAAAGTTACTTATATAATTCAAGTAATAAACTTGTCCCTCTACTTTTCTGTCACTGTAAGAAAATatagaaattattttgaaacGCACTATAACAGTTTACGAAGgtcatacatgtagatacatccTGTAATAAAGCCCCCATCCCCCGTGACCCTACGGATTAGAATTAGCAGAGTTttctgggggaggggggggggggtaaagtcTTGGCCCTTTTCCACTTGCATGGAAAAGAGATGCTACGCGCCTGCATGATACCATAACATATATAACATTTCTGTCAGAATTCTTTTATCTAGCAAAACATCGACTTTtgtagtctttttaaaaaacttagtACTTTAAACATATTGATACTGACTGCTGTTTGCACCAAAATCTTATTTAGAACCTCAGTGCCAGCTATTCTATAATATCCGCCCATACGTTGGTATAGACtcattttgattgaaaaacatAACGCAAGTCATTCAAATCCCTGTTGCAGTTTCCCTCTATACATCAGAAATGTTATTTGTAGCACATTTGAAcctttgtagaaaaaataaataagttcgtaaattttgaaatattgcctttgggttttttctttattttcattaaacagtaaattttaacatttctgtATTTTGTCATGCGCGGATATAGAGGGAGGGTCGGTACCCCTTGGAAAACTTGAATTTCTTACTTATATTGTAAATTTGCCGAAAATATGACTCGGACCTCCtctggaaaaaaattctggatccgcgcatgcatttTACACTGAAATCAAGAGTAATTGTGCCATTCTATTCACCCTTCCTCTTACTTCTTGTGACCTTTGACCTCATCCACTTGTCAGCATGTTTAACCTTCATAATGTTTACCAACATCGATGACTAAAGTCTTAAAATACAATAGTTTGACAGAACACTTACCGACATATTAACCTATTGACCCATCGACCTTTTGAACTGGAAATATACAGGGGTTTTGCTATAACAACGGGCAACCTGCTTACAGGGTATGGCTAAACTAAATCATTGATCCATAACCTAAGAAGATTGCTCACTTCTTCGATTAGACCTGGCCATTGACAAAgaggatgtttttttttcatctcggATGCAACAATCAGCATTGCTTCAAAATACTCTTAGAATTAAATGTTACAGAGTTTAAAATTTCCAACTGATAATacaaacattcagacatttTGCTCCATCCAATTAAATCTGAAAGtccaatttatttattttttaattcaaaattacagTTATAAGGTcaacaaataataattaaaacaagatcacacaattttattcaaatcatttattattcaCGATATACTCCTCCAATTGAATAACATCATTTATATACAATGTTTATTAAACAGAATGTTTTCTGATTGTattcttttaaacttttaatgcgcaaacatatataaaagtttgtttggaaagtaaaatattaatgctgtcatttttttttcaccatatTAAAACCACAGCAGAAAAACAATGAGTTTGTTACGATTCACATAATATTGTTggtatgtaaaaatatatatagcatAATATGAAggtgtttatttaattattaacataaactaattatataatACAGGTAATTAACTGTTATACACAAACAAGAATAATATATTTAGTCAGTTTGtcaacatgtaatacatatttaaacaatgttaCACTGCTGTGTAATGTTGTAcacatattgtatttt
This genomic interval carries:
- the LOC105322585 gene encoding uncharacterized protein, translated to MDGATALTLGIFLLSVIPSYVHGLMDNRGTKFVLGFMENFQATLFSELFITTSKSLPVSVNITSPRWHTSGMHLSLTVVSGTVEQVNISSSLRMTGSSLSSKGLLIEASDEIVVYGFNKEPFSNDAFLGISCDVIGSEYYVTAYLPSFFSSEILVVGVSNATSLQIKLSETLQSLVYFQGGNFSKGQWINFTVDAYDTLQIQSAGDVTGTFIKSDKPVSVFSGNVLTAVGNGTADHLAEQHISVDKWGKSYATVPIPERIVGDYFRLIASEHHTKVVIQGLDGSFQHTETLTLSKPGDWVQRHFSSSLYAFITSDKPIYVVQYSLSQVNRNMADPSMIIIPPMELYAAQYVFTTPKSATGSYDSYFMFVVKKVDLDGLRINGLPLNATEIREFPGGEYVGGYVPLSEGTYDIRHISPICVFGGVLYGRGWFETYGFATGMRLTSINEPCIQNSQSPGDGLDNDCDRKIDEEIENNQDDDGDGLIDEDCAKPYQDRPCFATPCYNGGTCVESGANYTCTCIHGYDPASDCRSTIDFCLRNPCPHTKVCLPHLGGFTCVCTAGFTGTDCTSDIDECASSPCIHGNCTDTVNGYRCLCDAGYAGLHCESNVDECASSPCIHGNCTDDVNSFHCSCDVGFSGITCTSTVSSSECSSSNCNVVSCSIFNLQLGTACYYAWVSCLLSALVLATLSFCVIFIYGIKKRQRLSKEQRSLFPFEDTTLGESKKRFDFNVFRQNGSKS